A genomic window from Nicotiana sylvestris chromosome 11, ASM39365v2, whole genome shotgun sequence includes:
- the LOC138881320 gene encoding uncharacterized protein: MTNGNSDSTQTTISPSGSRTVFHEDDYTHPCHLYVHPSDVLGTSLVSTPFDGTCYGSWRRTVLVALSIRNKTDFITGATRRPPDGSPLARQWQRCNDLVISWLVNSLSKDIARSVEYFEFAKDIWNELEERYGKADGARVFELKKELAHISQGSFDIASYFNKIKQLWDEIYSISAAGVCTCGAKSAEDEEQRTYQFLMGLNETYVQTRSNILMMKPLPFVGTVYSILLSDEKQRQVSVGTQFPSNSASFTAGVLNPTPTHNVAMSKPNFSFKVSFESTRSYGMCKYCKKPGHNIDRCYKLHGFPPNFRPTKNLGPKRSAAHVELDSNTMPDIPTMECGADVSQSQCQSSFAVPGLTKD, translated from the coding sequence ATGACAAATGGTAATTCTGATTCCACTCAAACCACTATATCTCCTTCTGGTTCGCGTACTGTGTTTCATGAAGACGATTATACTCATCCCTGTCACCTATATGTTCACCCTTCTGATGTGCTTGGAACTTCTCTGGTCTCCACTCCCTTTGATGGAACATGTTATGGTAGCTGGAGACGTACTGTGTTAGTTGCTTTGTCTATTAGAAATAAAACTGATTTTATAACTGGTGCTACTAGGAGACCTCCTGATGGGTCACCCTTAGCTAGACAATGGCAAAGGTGCAATGATCTTGTAATATCCTGGCTGGTAAACTCGTTGTCTAAAGACATTGCTCGAAGTGTAGAATATTTTGAATTTGCTAAAGATATATGGAATGAACTAGAAGAGAGATATGGTAAAGCTGATGGGGCCAGGGTTTTTGAGTTAAAGAAGGAACTGGCCCATATCTCTCAAGGGTCATTTGATATAGCATCCTACTTCAATAAGATAAAACAATTGTGGGATGAAATTTACTCCATCTCAGCGGCAGGAGTTTGTACTTGTGGGGCCAAATCAGCTGAGGATGAGGAACAAAGAACTTATCAATTCCTCATGGGTCTAAATGAAACTTATGTTCAAACCAGGAGTAATATCTTAATGATGAAGCCTCTTCCTTTTGTTGGTACAGTATACAGTATTCTTTTGTCTGATGAAAAACAGAGGCAGGTATCTGTTGGAACTCAGTTTCCCTCTAATTCTGCCTCCTTCACTGCTGGTGTGTTGAATCCTACACCAACTCACAATGTTGCTATGTCAAAGCCTAATTTCTCCTTCAAGGTTTCTTTTGAGTCTACTAGGTCTTATGGGATGTGCAAATATTGCAAAAAACCTGGTCACAACATTGACAGGTGCTATAAACTGCATGGTTTTCCTCCCAATTTCAGACCTACAAAGAATTTGGGGCCCAAAAGATCAGCTGCTCATGTTGAGCTTGACTCCAACACAATGCCTGATATTCCTACTATGGAGTGTGGTGCTGATGTGTCTCAGTCTCAATGTCAGTCTTCCTTTGCAGTACCTGGCCTTACCAAGGACTAG
- the LOC104227019 gene encoding non-specific lipid-transfer protein 1 has protein sequence MASKVYNICIVAILVYLLTISNSFIPQANAAGKGGCGNAPAASLIPCLGAAKNGRTKVPPACCGKIGALLKTSPKCLCAALLSPAAKNAGVNPAIAVTIPKRCNIKNRPVGKRCGRYVVP, from the exons ATGGCTTCCAAAGTTTATAACATTTGCATTGTGGCCATACTTGTTTACTTGCTAACTATAAGTAATTCATTTATTCCTCAAGCAAATGCAGCAGGAAAAGGAGGGTGTGGAAATGCACCAGCTGCCAGCCTAATTCCATGTCTTGGAGCAGCCAAAAATGGTAGGACAAAAGTCCCTCCAGCATGCTGTGGTAAAATTGGGGCTTTGCTAAAGACTTCTCCAAAATGCCTATGTGCGGCATTACTGTCACCAGCAGCTAAAAATGCAGGAGTTAATCCTGCTATTGCTGTCACTATACCCAAGAGGTGCAACATCAAGAATAGACCTGTTGGGAAGAGATGTGGAC GATATGTTGTTCCATGA